In Bacillus sp. FJAT-45037, the following are encoded in one genomic region:
- a CDS encoding helix-turn-helix transcriptional regulator has product MKNIRLKLARIEHDLSQEDLAKKVGVTRQTIGLIEAGKYNPTLNLCLAICKTLEKTLDELFWEE; this is encoded by the coding sequence ATGAAAAATATACGATTAAAACTGGCTCGAATCGAACATGACCTCTCACAGGAAGACCTGGCTAAAAAAGTCGGAGTCACCAGACAAACAATCGGTCTCATTGAAGCAGGGAAATATAACCCAACGTTAAATTTATGCCTTGCCATCTGTAAGACATTAGAGAAGACATTAGATGAATTGTTTTGGGAAGAGTAA